TTCCTAATCAGCTTGATGGCGggttgcaccatatgatttatggttgaagtacaaataaaattacctttaattgtttcgccatgtaaTTTGCCTATCGATATTGACTAtgtttgctgtgttttatttagcagtctagcggattcgctagcttatgTTATCCATAAGCTAACGATCTTCCCGATAAATGCTTTATACTTTAACGTTGTCAATAATGATACTTAACCTAATACGctgcgataaaatgccccccgtgTCGTGCCCTGTGggactttcttccttatatttatgccatgggacacacaatgtaTCGACctgtgctaaggaacagggggcattttatcgccactcctccatgggtgaccaccataaatgacctattacagatgctggCTGACGTCTGCTactcagacgatgttataatacttctaaggggtaaggatctgaaccagctatgcagaagggccgaaagggtcttgcatatggctgggctagacccagaggttctcaatgttaacccagagaagactgaaatatgcctgttcacgaggaagacgaagacgggtcaatttaacgcaccatgtttcctcaataagacgatttttatatctgacaaggtcaaatacttaggtgtgatcttggacaggaaaatgaattggaagtgttacatttaggagcgtactaagaaggcaAGAATGGCGTGCCCTtgccctttctaaaatgttgcatttgaagttcagtttcctgtccagcaaaacacccaggtattttgcgctttctgtgaaTGGAACAATCTATCCGCCCaaagagacaggttccactgtaggcaacttgtatttcctgctgaaaagaactacttctgtcatgcacggatttatacccagaccactttcggtagcccaatttgctgttgcacgtagagcttccaaCCGCAATTGCCATCAGCATATCATCAGCATATGAAATAATAACATATGTATGTTGGACatatttttcaagttttgtttatttttttgttaaatattttcatatgtatttgttttttttgtcatttttcatTCTACAATTACATGTACATTTAAGATTaaggatttttgtttgtttcattttaagttcttttaaaaatttgtatttatttttcgttATTTCTCAGATGTTGAGAATTTTAAAACATGAAGGTTTGAATTTAAAACTGAACAATATTGAACGAtaagtttattttttggtttgtaTGGAATTCAACAGCTCTATTATTCTTCGAATAAATAGATACTGACATTTATCTGTAAAACATGCAATGTTATACAAGTAATTTGCGAAAGAGTGATattgttttttcatttaaatatttagaTGAAATGTATGAAAAACATTTGGCAAAacttaaatgaaaaaattataaagtaattatttttataaaataattatagtaataataataaaaaaataaaaacaaatgtacACAAATACAGTTTAATAACTATCAAATAGAGTATGAAAGTAAAATGAATATAACTattcatttttttatacattggTAGTTGGTAGGAGTAGATAAAtcataaaagtaaaaaattaacatgacttattgatttgttttttttttcaaatttttgtaaatcGCTATACTTTTACAGCgttggtttgtttttgttgttattattatggaTTTTTGTTGCATATATTTGAAGTTTGGTTgggtttgtatgtatgtatatatgttttgctgttgttgcatGTTTTGTAAATATATGCCACCTTAAGTTTacatttataaaatgtttaaaacttATGTTTTTGTAAGCTAAACATATCAATTGTTAAtcagtattttttgttttgtttactttctgcaggtttttgttttgctttgcatTCATTTACTCGCTCTCCTCTTCTTCCTCTTCCTCGGAGGTATCTTTCTTCTTGGCCTTCTTGGCGGGCTTTGCAGCCTTGCTCTTGCGTTTCTTGCCAGCGCCGGTGTCAGTGCCGCCATTGGCCTCATACTCCTTGACGGCCTTATTATATTCTTCCTTCATTTTAAGTGCCTTCTGTTCCCactcctaaaaataaaatgatttgaaaaagaaatcaaataattaagaatatatttattCATCGAAGCCAATCCCACTTAATTTgatcaaaattaaaacaaacaacatttgaTTGGATTAATTTACTCAGTGTGACCGCACTCTGTGTGACACAATGTGTCAATGAAGTAGATTTGTGGGTGCGCTGTGTTCAGTAAGCATAAACGCTACATGTACGAAATGcttatatataaccagtaaggaaacgcaaaagtcgggcggagccgactatataataccctacacctaacctacaattataaattcgcgCAATATACGaatttatatgtatatgagagctatatctaaacctgaaccgactttcaaacagatcgtttgaaaattgttgttactacggccatatacgTTAAAGTTCGGCGGGTGGGTGCTacacccgattttgatgaaatctcgcagatatgttaagatcagaaacaaaacaatccgtgcaaaattttgtgcagatcggttaaaaattgtgtttattacagtcttataagtgcaaatcgggcaatacatatacatgggaactatatccaaatcttaaccgattttgatgaaatcttgcaagtatgttaaaatcagcaacaaaacaattcgtgtcgaattttgttcagatcggttgaaaattgtagctactacggccatttaagtgaaaatcgggcgatacatatatatgggagctatatctaaatctgaaccgattttgatgaaattttgcatatatattaagaacagcaacaaaacaatccgcaccaaattttgtggaaatcttTAGAAAATTGTAGAGTCCacggccatttaaatgcaaatcgggcgatacatatatatgggagttatatcttaatctcaACCGATTCCCATCCTTGGGCCACAAAAgtgatatgtgtaaaatttcgtgataattggacgacaaatacgacctgcactttgattacaagaatacatgaactcactgacttggctaaatcgaatcagaaagtgatcggtatacaatgggtctagctcttctccttcttatcgttgcaaacaaatgcacaaacttataataacctgtaccacagtggtggtgtagggtataaaaatcaatttgtgtttgtttgtttgtctgttccgtactgactcaaaagcggctgaaccaatttccatgaaattttcactggtggtgcataatgatcccgtggtgaaaatagaatactacattttttgatatctaaagagggtcggaccctccctcttaccctaattttcagaaacgccagatcttggaaatGGGTCGTGCgatataagcaaaattttgtgtgcattaaaataaaaataataatttggtatccaaatttcggatggggggggaccgctccacccccaaaacctaccaaatatacataaagaccaataacgacaatatgggactcaaatgaaaggtatttaggataagaaaagttatctgatatccaattgtcggcccaagtgccaccccacccccataatagaacgtatttgctgacaattccAATATGGGACTGTAATAAGAACTTTTTTagggtaaaatacgaatctgatatatgtatattttcagGACCAAATGACTGAACGgcagccccaaccccaaaaccctccccaagccggtcatgtttgcgactatggatatatggggctcaaatgaaggcaTGTGGAAGTAGACCAAGAATCTGAAtccaacattcgggaccaaatgtctagggaacgtcccacccccataacaacctccaaataggacgtatttgatcgccatgacaatttgagtcttaaagagatTGGACctcgatatttatagtttttagggcccatactcaaagcggacatatttggtgacttttCTAATAAGTGGTTTAAATGAAGgttatttgggattagaaaacgaatttaatatccaatttggagaacaatagcaatatgggattcaaataaataatatttgagagtagagaacgatgctgatatacatattttcagggctaagtgtttggggcaccaccccaagacacacctaaatcggccatatttaccgaccagttcagtgttgggctcaaatgaaaggtattggggagtagaaaacgaatctgatatccaaatgtgggaccatgtatttggggcagcgcccttttccaaaacacccccaaattttggggacaagtgtttgaggacgcctcaacTCATAAAcgccccttaaaccaatggcaatatagggtataaataaatggtatttgagcacaatgctgatattttttcaaggccaagtgtctagtggaccatctcacccccgaaaacacccccaaatcggacgtcatgacaatatcgggctgaaataaagacttttaagaatagagtatatCAAACACCCAAACcataatgaccctaaaccctccgagcgaattcatagaccaataaagatcatataggatttAGATAAGGGCATTTATATTCTTATACTGTTAGTCCagcgatatatatattctattttcgtagcatggtatttcactaaaggctctttaattgtcgaaaatacgTATTCAAacgataatttttttccatattaagtaaaagtaggcgcagcggagcgggcccggttcagctagtaccttacaaaaaccaaaaatactaaaaaagggGCCAAGTtccgggccgggccgaacattgaatATTCACCACCATAGATCCTACCACAAATTTACATTAATGTGTGAATATTGAAAGGCATAATTGTACTTCAGTTACAACATTTCAGAGCCATCGGATACAAAATGttggtttctagaagctttattgaaattaaaaggCAATGGCTTATTAGTAATCGCCAACAAACTTCATCGGTATTGGGTAATATGGTATTTTCAACTGACGGACGTGACTAGACTGGCATAGGATATCAAGACACTTAAGACTATATTGGGTGCTATATAGACTTTATACTTACACTTTTATCCTTAATGGCTCTCCACATTTCACCACCTCTTTTGGCGATTTCTGTAACTTTGCTTCctggattttcttttttaatttgttcaCGATGTTCATTGAGCCACAACATGTAGCCAGACAATGGGCGTTTTGGACGTTCACCTGCCATTATGATCTGTTGTTTTTTAGATTGAAGAAGATTAACCTGTAAATAGGCAATAttcatataaacaaattattcaccattttatattaaattttacttaaaaaaattacttttcgtTAGTAAAGCAAAAGAGTCTGGAATATATATCCTTACTAAGTTGGAAGagtataacaaatttttgtacaatgtctataataagtttttttttagcagttttattaccctctcccttgggtaagggtagtttttgcgCTAAAGCTGAGGGATAGTTAGTTTAATTACCCTTTCTCTTAAGGGAAGGTGGTTTTTTacactttcccttaggaaaaaaaatagatttttaccCTTTTACTTAGGGATAGGTAGTTTTATTGCCCTTCCTCTAGGGAAAAGGTATTTTCATTGccatttcttttgggaaaaggtagtttttttCCTGTTGTCTGCGGgaact
The genomic region above belongs to Stomoxys calcitrans chromosome 5, idStoCalc2.1, whole genome shotgun sequence and contains:
- the LOC106081250 gene encoding high mobility group protein Z: MAGERPKRPLSGYMLWLNEHREQIKKENPGSKVTEIAKRGGEMWRAIKDKSEWEQKALKMKEEYNKAVKEYEANGGTDTGAGKKRKSKAAKPAKKAKKKDTSEEEEEEESE